A window of Pirellulales bacterium genomic DNA:
ACGTGTTCTTATCGACATCGAAGTTTGGTCTAGCCAGGGTATTCGACGTTCCGTCATTTAGACCTTTCGATATTTCGTCATTTCTCCGCCATGACCAAGCACATCCAACGACAGACCGAAGTTCTCAAGCAAAAAATCCTCTATGTCGGCACGCTGGTGGAGGAAGCAATCGCCAAGGCCATTGCCGCGCTGATTAACCGCGATGCCCAGTTGGCGAAAAGAATTATTGACGCCGACAACGAGATCGACCGCATGGAAGTGGATGTAGAGGAAGAGTGCTTGAAAATCTTGGCGCTGTATCAGCCGGTGGCCACCGATTTGCGGTTTGTCGTGGCCGTGCTCAAAATCAACAACGACCTGGAGCGGATGGGCGATTTAGCCCAAAACATCGCCAAGCGAGTGGTGTATTTGTCGAAAGCC
This region includes:
- the phoU gene encoding phosphate signaling complex protein PhoU, whose translation is MTKHIQRQTEVLKQKILYVGTLVEEAIAKAIAALINRDAQLAKRIIDADNEIDRMEVDVEEECLKILALYQPVATDLRFVVAVLKINNDLERMGDLAQNIAKRVVYLSKAEPMDLPIDFRSMAAKAQTMVKQSLDALVNADPALARQVRGEDDEVDQARQRIRDQIMDAIRKHPNRVEYLLKLNSVSKHLERLADTATNVAEDVIYMVEGEIVRHQRVEE